In Flavobacterium sp. N1736, the following are encoded in one genomic region:
- a CDS encoding type III polyketide synthase, with protein sequence MSVKIVTVAKQLPQYSRTTADILPFLDVWLDGQDERFIKKVKKIFEGAAVDKRYSIMDPVEVFTASSFEEKNDIYSREVIILGEQVLEKALAKAGWEPQTLDYIITVSCTGIMIPSLDAYLINKMKLKQDIVRLPVTEMGCAAGISGIIYAKNFLKANPNKRAAVIAVESPTATFQLDDFSMPNIVSAAIFGDGAACCLLSSYNDDYGPEIVNEEMYHFYDAEHMMGFKLTNGGLQMVLDIEVPDTIASHFGDIIHPFLKKNNLEIKDLDHMIFHPGGKKIVTTVESLFAGLGKNIDDTKEVLKQYGNMSSATVLYVLERIMDAKPKAGEKGLMLSFGPGFSAQRVLLQW encoded by the coding sequence ATGAGTGTAAAAATAGTAACTGTTGCAAAACAACTACCGCAATATTCCAGAACAACAGCCGATATACTTCCGTTTTTAGATGTATGGCTTGACGGACAGGACGAACGTTTTATAAAAAAGGTAAAAAAGATTTTTGAAGGTGCAGCTGTAGACAAACGGTATTCGATAATGGATCCGGTTGAAGTTTTTACCGCATCATCTTTTGAAGAGAAAAATGATATTTACAGCCGTGAAGTTATTATTTTAGGCGAACAGGTTTTGGAAAAAGCATTGGCAAAAGCCGGCTGGGAACCGCAAACACTTGATTATATTATTACGGTAAGCTGCACCGGAATTATGATTCCGTCGCTGGATGCGTATCTTATTAATAAAATGAAATTAAAACAGGATATCGTACGTTTGCCTGTTACAGAAATGGGTTGCGCTGCGGGTATTTCGGGGATTATTTATGCCAAGAATTTCCTGAAAGCGAATCCCAATAAACGTGCTGCTGTAATTGCGGTCGAATCGCCAACTGCAACATTTCAGCTTGATGATTTTTCGATGCCAAATATTGTGAGTGCAGCGATTTTTGGTGACGGAGCCGCGTGTTGTCTATTATCATCGTACAATGACGATTATGGTCCTGAAATAGTAAATGAAGAAATGTATCACTTTTATGATGCAGAACATATGATGGGTTTTAAACTTACGAATGGCGGTTTGCAAATGGTTTTGGATATTGAAGTTCCGGATACTATTGCTTCGCATTTTGGCGATATTATTCATCCGTTTCTTAAAAAGAATAATCTGGAAATTAAAGATCTCGATCACATGATATTTCATCCCGGCGGCAAAAAAATAGTGACAACCGTAGAATCGCTTTTTGCAGGATTAGGAAAAAATATTGACGATACTAAAGAAGTGCTCAAACAATACGGTAATATGTCGAGTGCAACAGTATTGTATGTTTTAGAGCGTATTATGGATGCGAAACCGAAGG
- a CDS encoding NAD(P)/FAD-dependent oxidoreductase — protein sequence MQTKPDVLIIGGGLAGLTAAIHLSKKGMKVILIEKSEYPRHKVCGEYISNEILPYLLWLGADVLQLQPTNISKFEFSTQNGKTAKTKLPLGGFGISRYTLDHFLYQKAVANGCTILNETVNDVAFSNDEFTVTTPNQILSAKIVLGAFGKRSNIDQVLSRNFITKKSPWLAVKAHYTGDFPDDVVALHNFNGGYCGVSKVESNIINICYLADYATFKKYKNIEEYQQNVLYKNKHLKTVFENNKPVFDKPITISQISFDKKQPVENHILMIGDTAGLIHPMCGNGMAMAIHSAKIASELILDYHNGTIESREFLEKKYTKEWQHNFGKRLLMGRILARTLTNKTITNTFTGIVASLPALLSGIIKQTHGNPIAIKK from the coding sequence ATGCAAACAAAACCTGATGTACTAATTATTGGAGGTGGTCTTGCCGGTTTGACGGCAGCAATACATCTTTCAAAAAAAGGAATGAAGGTAATCCTTATAGAAAAATCCGAATATCCGCGTCATAAAGTGTGTGGTGAATATATTTCGAATGAAATTCTGCCTTACCTACTCTGGCTTGGCGCAGATGTTTTGCAATTACAACCCACCAATATTTCTAAATTTGAGTTTTCGACACAAAATGGTAAAACGGCAAAAACAAAACTTCCATTGGGCGGTTTTGGCATAAGCCGATATACTCTTGATCATTTTTTATATCAAAAAGCAGTTGCGAACGGCTGTACAATTCTAAATGAAACGGTTAATGATGTTGCTTTCAGCAATGATGAATTTACGGTTACAACTCCCAATCAAATTTTATCAGCAAAAATTGTTTTAGGCGCATTTGGCAAACGCTCTAATATAGATCAGGTTTTATCCCGAAATTTTATCACTAAAAAATCACCCTGGCTGGCTGTAAAAGCACATTATACGGGAGATTTTCCTGATGATGTTGTGGCTTTGCATAATTTTAATGGCGGTTATTGCGGCGTATCTAAAGTAGAAAGCAATATTATAAACATTTGCTATCTGGCTGATTATGCAACATTTAAAAAATACAAGAACATAGAAGAATATCAGCAAAATGTTCTTTATAAAAACAAGCATCTAAAAACAGTTTTTGAAAATAATAAACCTGTTTTTGATAAACCGATCACGATTAGCCAAATCTCTTTTGATAAAAAACAGCCTGTCGAAAATCATATTTTAATGATTGGCGATACGGCAGGACTTATTCACCCCATGTGCGGCAATGGAATGGCGATGGCCATACACAGCGCAAAAATTGCATCAGAATTGATATTGGATTATCATAACGGTACAATCGAATCACGCGAATTCCTAGAGAAAAAATACACCAAAGAATGGCAGCATAATTTTGGAAAACGATTGTTAATGGGAAGAATTCTGGCCAGAACCTTAACAAATAAAACCATTACAAACACTTTCACAGGCATTGTAGCGTCGCTGCCTGCCCTGCTTTCCGGAATTATTAAACAAACTCACGGCAATCCAATTGCTATAAAAAAATGA
- a CDS encoding methyltransferase domain-containing protein, which produces MTINTKYRTQEAEIMDDFLLQSDELLAALDQIARINQLLGGNNLTLNGTKRLLKKAAVSKTIIIADIGCGNGDMLRMLSDYGEKNNINFKLIGVDANAFTINYAKKLSSEYSNIEYICVDIFSENFADLKYDILLCTLTLHHFSNEQILNIITTFNNNAAIGIVVNDLHRSKLAYRLFQLICVVFGLKKMSREDGLISILRGFKRNELEEFSQKLHLKNYSINWKWAFRYQWIISKI; this is translated from the coding sequence ATGACTATAAACACTAAATACAGAACCCAGGAAGCGGAGATAATGGACGATTTTTTGCTTCAGAGCGACGAATTACTCGCAGCGCTTGATCAAATTGCACGTATTAATCAATTGCTTGGAGGCAATAATCTAACGCTTAACGGAACAAAAAGGTTATTAAAAAAAGCAGCAGTTTCTAAAACAATAATCATTGCGGATATTGGTTGTGGCAACGGAGACATGTTGCGTATGTTATCAGATTACGGTGAAAAAAACAATATCAATTTTAAATTAATTGGCGTTGATGCAAATGCTTTTACGATAAATTACGCCAAAAAATTATCGAGTGAATATTCTAATATCGAATATATATGTGTTGATATTTTTAGTGAAAATTTTGCTGACTTAAAATACGATATTCTTTTGTGTACACTGACGCTTCATCATTTTTCGAATGAGCAAATATTAAATATAATTACTACCTTTAATAACAATGCAGCTATTGGCATTGTCGTGAATGATTTGCACCGAAGCAAATTGGCTTACAGGCTTTTTCAATTAATTTGTGTTGTATTTGGCTTAAAAAAAATGTCGCGTGAAGATGGTTTGATTTCTATTTTAAGAGGTTTTAAAAGAAATGAACTGGAGGAATTCTCCCAAAAACTACATTTAAAAAACTATTCCATAAACTGGAAATGGGCTTTTAGATACCAATGGATAATAAGCAAAATATGA